The following are from one region of the Streptococcus sp. 1643 genome:
- the atpB gene encoding F0F1 ATP synthase subunit A, with product MEESINPTINIGPVTFDLTMLAMTLLIVGVVFGFIYWASRNMTLKPKGKQNVLEYFYDFVIGFTEPNIGKSYMKDYSLFFLCLFLFMVLANNLGLMAKLQTTDGTNLWTSPTANLQFDLALSFGIILMTHIEGIRRRGIKKYLKAYITPGFMTPMNILEEFTNFLSLALRVFGNIFAGEVMASLLITLSHQALYWYPVAFGANLAWTAFSVFISCIQAYVFTMLSSMYLGNKINDGEE from the coding sequence ATGGAAGAAAGTATCAATCCAACCATCAATATTGGTCCTGTTACCTTTGATTTAACCATGTTAGCCATGACCTTGTTGATTGTGGGAGTTGTTTTTGGCTTTATCTATTGGGCAAGTCGCAATATGACTTTGAAACCCAAAGGAAAGCAAAATGTACTTGAGTATTTCTATGACTTCGTTATTGGATTTACAGAACCTAACATTGGTAAAAGCTACATGAAAGACTACTCGCTCTTTTTCCTTTGTCTATTTCTATTTATGGTACTGGCAAATAACCTCGGTTTGATGGCGAAACTTCAAACTACAGATGGGACAAACCTTTGGACATCGCCAACTGCAAATCTCCAGTTTGACTTGGCCTTGTCATTTGGAATTATCCTGATGACCCATATTGAAGGGATTCGTCGCCGTGGGATTAAAAAATATCTAAAAGCCTATATCACACCTGGCTTTATGACTCCCATGAATATCTTAGAAGAGTTTACCAACTTTTTATCACTTGCCTTGCGGGTGTTCGGAAATATCTTTGCTGGAGAAGTGATGGCTAGTTTGCTAATCACTCTATCTCATCAAGCTCTATATTGGTATCCAGTTGCTTTTGGTGCTAACTTGGCTTGGACAGCCTTTTCTGTCTTTATTTCCTGCATCCAAGCCTATGTGTTTACCATGTTGTCTTCTATGTACTTAGGAAATAAGATAAATGATGGAGAAGAGTAG
- the atpF gene encoding F0F1 ATP synthase subunit B encodes MHVTVGELIGNFILIAGSFILLIVLVKKYAWSNLTSVFEERANKIAADIDGAEQARQKAETLAQKREDELAGSRNEAKTIIENAKETAEKSKADILADAKVEAGRLKEKANQEIAQNKAEALQSVKGEVADLTISLAVKIISKNLDSHAHKELIDQYIDQLGEA; translated from the coding sequence ATGCACGTAACAGTAGGTGAATTAATTGGTAACTTTATTTTAATCGCTGGCTCTTTTATCCTTTTGATTGTCTTAGTTAAGAAATATGCGTGGTCAAACTTGACAAGTGTCTTCGAAGAAAGGGCAAATAAAATTGCTGCTGATATTGATGGAGCTGAACAAGCTCGTCAAAAAGCAGAAACTCTTGCCCAAAAACGTGAAGATGAATTGGCTGGTAGTCGCAACGAAGCCAAAACAATCATTGAAAATGCTAAAGAGACTGCAGAGAAGAGTAAAGCAGATATTCTGGCAGATGCTAAAGTAGAAGCGGGTCGCTTAAAAGAGAAGGCGAATCAAGAAATTGCTCAGAATAAAGCAGAAGCTTTGCAAAGTGTTAAGGGCGAGGTGGCAGATTTGACGATTAGTCTTGCTGTTAAAATCATCTCAAAAAACCTTGACAGTCATGCTCATAAGGAACTCATTGATCAGTATATCGATCAGCTAGGAGAAGCCTAA
- a CDS encoding F0F1 ATP synthase subunit delta, whose translation MDKKTAKVIEKYSMPFVQLVIEKGEEDRIFADLDQIKQVAEETGLPSFLAQVAVDESDKEKTVGFFQDSVSPLMQNFIQVLIYNHRANLFYDIIVDCLNRLEIETNHFVVTISSAHPLTDEQKERLLPLIEKKMSLKVRSIKEQIDEGLIGGFVIFANHKTIDVSIKQQLRVVKENLK comes from the coding sequence ATGGACAAGAAAACAGCAAAGGTCATTGAAAAGTACAGCATGCCTTTTGTCCAATTAGTGATTGAAAAAGGAGAAGAGGACCGGATTTTTGCAGACTTGGATCAAATCAAGCAAGTCGCAGAAGAAACGGGCTTACCTTCTTTTTTAGCTCAGGTGGCAGTTGATGAGTCTGATAAGGAAAAAACAGTTGGTTTTTTTCAAGACTCTGTCTCACCTTTAATGCAAAACTTTATTCAGGTTCTGATTTACAATCACAGAGCAAATCTTTTTTATGATATCATTGTTGATTGTTTGAATCGTCTTGAAATAGAAACCAATCATTTTGTAGTCACGATTTCCTCAGCTCATCCTTTAACGGACGAGCAGAAGGAACGTTTGCTTCCCTTGATAGAGAAAAAAATGTCTCTGAAAGTACGGAGTATCAAAGAACAAATTGATGAAGGACTCATTGGTGGTTTTGTTATTTTTGCTAATCACAAGACAATTGATGTGAGTATAAAACAACAACTTCGAGTTGTTAAAGAAAATTTGAAATAG
- the atpA gene encoding F0F1 ATP synthase subunit alpha, with amino-acid sequence MAINAQEISALIKQQIENFKPNFDVSETGVVTYIGDGIARAHGLENAMSGELLIFENGSYGMAQNLESTDVGIIILGDFTDIREGDTIRRTGKIMEVPVGDSLIGRVVDPLGRPVDGLGDIHTDKTRPVEAPAPGVMQRKSVSEPLQTGLKAIDALVPIGRGQRELIIGDRQTGKTTIAIDTILNQKGQDMICIYVAIGQKESTVRTQVETLRQYGALDYTIVVTASASQPSPLLFLAPYAGVAMAEEFMYQGKHVLIVYDDLSKQAVAYRELSLLLRRPPGREAFPGDVFYLHSRLLERSAKVSDELGGGSITALPFIETQAGDISAYIATNVISITDGQIFLGDGLFNAGIRPAIDAGSSVSRVGGSAQIKAMKKVAGTLRIDLASYRELEAFTKFGSDLDAATQAKLNRGRRTVEVLKQPVHKPLPVEKQVTILYALTHGFLDTIPVDDIVRFEEEFHTFFDAHYPEILETIRETKDLPEEAVLDAAITEFLNQSSFQ; translated from the coding sequence TTGGCAATTAACGCACAAGAAATCAGCGCTTTAATTAAGCAACAAATTGAAAATTTCAAACCCAATTTTGATGTGTCTGAAACAGGTGTTGTAACCTATATCGGGGATGGAATTGCGCGTGCTCACGGTCTTGAAAATGCCATGAGTGGAGAGCTGTTGATCTTTGAAAACGGCTCTTATGGGATGGCGCAAAACTTGGAGTCTACAGACGTTGGGATTATCATCCTTGGAGACTTTACAGATATTCGTGAAGGTGATACCATTCGCCGTACAGGTAAAATCATGGAAGTTCCTGTGGGGGATAGCCTGATCGGACGTGTTGTCGACCCACTTGGTCGTCCAGTTGATGGTCTTGGTGACATCCATACTGACAAGACTCGTCCAGTAGAAGCGCCAGCTCCTGGCGTTATGCAACGTAAGTCTGTATCAGAACCATTGCAAACAGGTTTGAAAGCTATTGACGCCCTTGTTCCGATTGGTCGTGGTCAACGTGAGTTGATTATCGGTGACCGTCAGACAGGGAAAACAACTATTGCAATTGATACAATCTTGAACCAAAAAGGTCAAGATATGATTTGTATCTACGTAGCGATTGGACAAAAAGAATCAACAGTCCGTACACAAGTAGAAACACTTCGTCAGTACGGTGCCTTGGACTACACAATCGTTGTGACAGCCTCTGCTTCACAACCATCTCCATTGCTCTTCCTAGCTCCTTATGCCGGAGTTGCTATGGCGGAAGAATTTATGTACCAAGGCAAGCATGTTTTGATTGTTTACGATGATCTTTCAAAACAAGCGGTCGCTTATCGTGAGCTTTCCCTCTTGCTTCGTCGTCCACCAGGTCGTGAAGCCTTCCCAGGGGATGTTTTCTACCTTCACAGTCGTTTGCTTGAGCGCTCAGCTAAAGTTTCTGATGAGCTTGGTGGTGGATCTATTACAGCCCTACCATTTATCGAGACACAAGCAGGAGATATCTCTGCCTATATCGCAACCAACGTGATTTCTATCACTGACGGACAAATCTTCCTTGGTGATGGTCTCTTCAATGCGGGTATTCGTCCAGCCATAGATGCGGGTTCGTCTGTATCCCGTGTAGGGGGTTCGGCACAGATTAAAGCTATGAAGAAAGTAGCTGGTACACTTCGTATCGACCTTGCTTCATACCGTGAGTTGGAAGCCTTCACCAAGTTTGGTTCTGACTTGGATGCAGCAACACAGGCTAAGTTAAACCGTGGACGTCGTACTGTGGAAGTATTGAAACAACCTGTTCACAAACCACTACCTGTTGAGAAACAAGTAACCATTCTCTATGCTTTGACACATGGTTTCTTGGATACGATTCCAGTAGATGACATTGTTCGTTTTGAGGAAGAGTTCCATACTTTCTTTGATGCTCATTATCCAGAGATTTTGGAAACCATTCGTGAAACAAAAGACTTGCCAGAAGAAGCAGTCTTGGATGCTGCGATTACAGAGTTTCTCAATCAATCCAGCTTCCAATAA
- a CDS encoding F0F1 ATP synthase subunit gamma: MAVSLNDIKTKIASTKNTSQITNAMQMVSAAKLGRSEEAARNFQVYAQKVRKLLTDILHGNGSGGSTNPMLISRPVKKTGYIVITSDRGLVGGYNASILKAVMELKEEYHPDGKDFEIICIGGMGADFFKARGIQPIYELRGLADQPSFDEVRKIISKTIDMYQNELFDELYVCYNHHVNTLTSQMRVEQMLPIVDLDPNEADEEYSLTFELETSRDEILEQLLPQYAESMIYGAIIDAKTAENAAGMTAMQTATDNAKKVINDLTIQYNRARQAAITQEITEIVAGASALE; the protein is encoded by the coding sequence ATGGCAGTATCTCTAAATGATATTAAAACAAAAATCGCCTCAACCAAAAATACGAGTCAAATCACTAATGCTATGCAAATGGTATCGGCTGCCAAGTTAGGTCGCTCTGAAGAAGCAGCGCGCAACTTCCAAGTTTACGCTCAGAAAGTTCGTAAGCTTTTAACGGATATTTTGCATGGTAACGGATCTGGTGGTTCAACCAATCCGATGCTCATCAGTCGCCCAGTTAAGAAAACAGGCTATATCGTTATTACTTCAGACCGTGGCTTGGTTGGAGGTTATAATGCTTCCATCCTTAAAGCCGTTATGGAGTTGAAAGAAGAATACCATCCAGATGGTAAAGATTTTGAGATAATCTGTATCGGTGGTATGGGAGCTGATTTCTTTAAGGCTCGTGGTATTCAGCCAATCTATGAACTACGTGGCTTGGCAGATCAACCTAGTTTTGATGAAGTTCGTAAAATTATTTCAAAAACGATTGATATGTACCAAAACGAACTTTTTGATGAATTGTACGTCTGCTACAACCATCATGTCAATACTCTCACAAGTCAAATGCGTGTGGAACAAATGCTTCCGATTGTTGACTTGGATCCAAATGAAGCGGATGAAGAGTATAGCTTGACATTTGAGTTGGAAACGAGCCGTGATGAGATTCTAGAGCAATTGTTGCCACAGTATGCTGAAAGTATGATTTACGGGGCTATTATTGATGCCAAGACAGCTGAAAATGCTGCAGGTATGACAGCCATGCAAACGGCGACCGATAATGCTAAGAAGGTCATCAATGATTTGACAATCCAGTATAACCGTGCTAGACAGGCGGCGATTACACAAGAAATTACAGAAATCGTAGCGGGGGCTAGTGCCTTAGAATAA
- the atpD gene encoding F0F1 ATP synthase subunit beta, with protein MSSGKIAQVIGPVVDVLFAAGETLPEINNALVVYKNDERKTKIVLEVALELGDGMVRTIAMESTDGLTRGMEVLDTGRPISVPVGKETLGRVFNVLGDTIDLDAPFAEDAERQPIHKKAPTFDELSTSSEILETGIKVIDLLAPYLKGGKVGLFGGAGVGKTVLIQELIHNIAQEHGGISVFTGVGERTREGNDLYWEMKESGVIEKTAMVFGQMNEPPGARMRVALTGLTIAEYFRDVEGQDVLLFIDNIFRFTQAGSEVSALLGRMPSAVGYQPTLATEMGQLQERITSTKKGSVTSIQAIYVPADDYTDPAPATAFAHLDSTTNLERKLVQLGIYPAVDPLASSSRALAPEIVGEEHYAVAAEVKRVLQRYHELQDIIAILGMDELSDEEKTLVARARRIQFFLSQNFNVAEQFTGQPGSYVPVAETVRGFKEILEGKHDQLPEDAFRGVGSIEDVIAKAEKMGF; from the coding sequence ATGAGTTCAGGTAAAATTGCTCAGGTTATCGGACCCGTTGTAGACGTCTTGTTTGCAGCAGGGGAAACACTTCCTGAGATTAATAATGCACTTGTCGTCTACAAAAATGACGAAAGAAAAACAAAAATCGTCCTTGAAGTAGCCTTGGAGTTGGGTGATGGTATGGTCCGTACGATCGCCATGGAATCAACAGATGGTTTGACTCGTGGAATGGAAGTTTTGGACACAGGACGTCCAATCTCCGTGCCAGTAGGTAAAGAAACTTTGGGACGTGTCTTTAACGTTTTGGGGGATACGATTGACTTGGATGCTCCTTTCGCTGAAGACGCTGAGCGTCAGCCAATTCATAAGAAAGCTCCAACTTTTGATGAATTGTCTACCTCATCTGAAATCTTGGAAACAGGGATTAAGGTTATCGACCTTCTTGCCCCTTACCTTAAAGGTGGGAAAGTTGGACTCTTCGGTGGTGCCGGAGTTGGTAAAACTGTCTTGATCCAAGAGTTGATTCACAACATTGCCCAAGAACATGGTGGTATTTCAGTATTTACCGGTGTTGGAGAACGTACCCGTGAGGGGAACGACCTTTACTGGGAAATGAAAGAATCAGGCGTTATCGAGAAAACAGCCATGGTATTTGGTCAGATGAATGAGCCACCTGGAGCACGTATGCGTGTTGCTCTTACTGGTTTGACAATCGCCGAATACTTCCGTGATGTAGAAGGCCAAGATGTGCTTCTCTTTATCGACAATATCTTCCGTTTCACTCAAGCTGGTTCAGAAGTATCTGCCCTTTTGGGTCGGATGCCTTCAGCCGTTGGTTACCAACCAACACTTGCTACGGAAATGGGTCAATTGCAAGAACGTATCACATCAACTAAGAAGGGTTCTGTAACCTCTATCCAGGCTATCTATGTGCCAGCGGATGACTACACTGACCCTGCGCCAGCAACAGCTTTCGCTCACTTGGATTCAACAACAAACTTGGAACGTAAGTTGGTACAGTTGGGTATCTACCCGGCCGTTGACCCTCTAGCTTCAAGCTCACGCGCCTTGGCACCTGAGATTGTTGGTGAGGAGCACTACGCAGTTGCTGCTGAGGTTAAACGTGTCCTTCAACGTTACCATGAATTGCAAGATATCATTGCTATCCTTGGTATGGATGAACTTTCTGATGAAGAAAAGACCTTGGTTGCACGTGCCCGTCGTATCCAGTTCTTCTTGTCTCAAAACTTTAACGTTGCAGAACAATTTACTGGTCAACCTGGTTCTTATGTACCAGTAGCGGAAACAGTTCGTGGCTTTAAGGAAATCCTTGAAGGAAAACATGACCAGCTACCAGAAGATGCCTTCCGTGGTGTCGGTTCAATCGAAGACGTCATTGCTAAGGCAGAGAAAATGGGATTTTAA
- a CDS encoding F0F1 ATP synthase subunit epsilon: MAHLTVQIVTPDGLVYDHHASFVSVRTLDGEMGILPRHENMIAVLAVDEVKVKRIDDDTHVNWIAVNGGIIEIANDIITIVADSAERARDIDISRAERAKLRAEREIEEAHDKHLIDQERRAKIALQRAINRINVGNRL, translated from the coding sequence ATGGCTCATTTAACTGTCCAGATCGTGACACCAGATGGCCTCGTCTATGATCACCATGCCAGCTTTGTATCGGTACGAACTCTGGATGGTGAGATGGGGATCTTGCCACGACATGAAAATATGATTGCGGTTTTAGCGGTTGATGAAGTGAAGGTGAAACGTATCGATGACGATACTCATGTGAACTGGATTGCAGTGAACGGAGGAATTATCGAGATTGCTAATGATATCATTACTATTGTAGCAGACTCAGCAGAGCGTGCTCGTGATATTGATATCAGTCGGGCAGAACGTGCGAAACTTCGCGCTGAACGAGAAATCGAAGAAGCCCATGACAAGCACTTGATTGACCAAGAACGTCGCGCAAAAATCGCATTGCAACGTGCTATCAACCGTATCAATGTCGGAAATAGACTATAA
- a CDS encoding lactonase family protein has protein sequence MKETVYFGTYTRRLSKGIYKADFDTETGQLANLELFAAEPSPTYLAFDQQQHLYTVGSQDGLGGIAAYKTDGALLNHVVEEGAPHCYVSVDEKRGLVYGANYHKGQVLVYKRQTDGSLIQTDLDQHSGQGPHENQTSPHVHFTDLTPDQYLVTCDLGTDEVTTYDVSPEGKLNKLYTYHSQAGAGARHIVFHHHYKIAYLICELNSTIEVLIYDGVGEFERMQVISTLPDGYEGFNATAAIRLSKDGKYLYVSNRGHDSIAVYTILDDGSLELLEIVPSHGKNPRDFDLTPDQEFLIAVHQDSDNATVFKRNPKSGRLAELSNDFHVPEAVCINFPH, from the coding sequence ATGAAAGAAACTGTTTATTTTGGAACTTACACTCGTCGCTTATCTAAAGGGATTTACAAGGCAGATTTTGATACAGAAACAGGCCAGCTTGCAAATCTTGAGCTCTTTGCTGCTGAACCAAGTCCAACCTACCTTGCCTTTGACCAACAGCAACACTTATACACTGTAGGGAGCCAGGATGGCTTAGGTGGAATCGCTGCTTACAAGACAGATGGCGCTTTGCTAAATCATGTGGTTGAAGAAGGCGCTCCCCATTGTTATGTGTCAGTGGATGAAAAGCGTGGTCTCGTTTATGGAGCTAACTATCATAAGGGTCAAGTTCTGGTTTATAAACGTCAAACGGATGGTAGCCTCATCCAAACAGATCTAGATCAGCATAGTGGACAAGGTCCTCATGAAAACCAAACTTCCCCACATGTACACTTTACGGATCTAACACCTGACCAGTACCTTGTCACCTGTGATCTAGGAACAGATGAAGTAACGACCTATGATGTTAGTCCAGAAGGAAAACTAAATAAACTCTACACTTATCACAGCCAAGCTGGAGCAGGTGCACGCCACATCGTTTTCCACCACCACTATAAGATTGCCTATCTCATCTGCGAACTTAATAGCACGATAGAGGTCTTGATTTATGATGGAGTTGGTGAATTTGAACGCATGCAAGTTATTTCAACCTTACCAGATGGATACGAGGGCTTTAATGCTACTGCTGCCATTCGTCTTTCTAAAGATGGAAAATACCTCTATGTATCCAACCGAGGTCATGATTCCATTGCAGTCTATACAATCCTCGATGATGGTAGCTTGGAATTATTAGAGATTGTACCAAGTCATGGTAAAAATCCACGTGATTTCGACCTAACTCCTGATCAAGAGTTTCTCATTGCTGTTCATCAAGATTCTGATAACGCAACCGTCTTTAAGCGCAATCCTAAAAGTGGTCGTCTTGCAGAGCTTTCTAACGACTTCCATGTCCCTGAAGCAGTCTGCATCAACTTCCCACATTAA
- a CDS encoding AI-2E family transporter has protein sequence MEHKEKHFSLSWFFKWFLDNKAITVFLVTLLLGLNIFILSKISFIFLPVLDFLGVVMLPVILSGLLYYLLNPIVDWMEKHKINRVLAISIVFVVIGLFIIWGLAVAIPNLQRQVLNFAKNVPTYLEDADKVINDLVTKRLPDDFRPQLEQVLSNVSSEATMWASKISSQAVNWVSAFISSVSQVIVAVIIVPFMLFYLLRDGKGLRDYLTKFIPNKLKEPVGQVLSDVNKQLSNYVRGQVTVAIIVAIMFIIFFKIIGLRYAVTLGITAGILNLVPYLGSFLAMLPALVLGLIAGPVMLLKVIIVFIVEQTIEGRFVSPLILGSQLNIHPINVLFVLLTSGSMFGIWGVLLGIPVYASAKVVISAIFNWYKKVSGLYEEEGEEIKSEQ, from the coding sequence ATGGAACATAAAGAGAAACATTTTAGCCTATCTTGGTTTTTTAAGTGGTTTTTAGATAATAAAGCCATCACTGTATTTTTAGTAACCTTGTTACTGGGACTAAACATTTTTATTCTAAGTAAGATTAGTTTTATCTTTTTACCAGTTTTGGATTTTCTAGGAGTTGTCATGTTGCCAGTTATTTTATCTGGTTTACTTTATTACCTCCTCAATCCGATTGTGGACTGGATGGAGAAGCACAAGATCAATCGTGTCCTTGCCATTAGTATTGTTTTTGTTGTTATTGGACTCTTTATCATTTGGGGGCTGGCAGTCGCAATTCCTAATCTGCAACGCCAAGTCTTAAATTTTGCGAAGAATGTGCCGACATACCTGGAAGATGCTGATAAGGTGATCAATGACCTTGTAACCAAACGCTTGCCAGATGATTTTAGACCACAGTTGGAGCAGGTTCTTTCCAATGTTTCTAGTGAGGCGACCATGTGGGCCAGCAAAATCTCTTCTCAAGCTGTTAACTGGGTTAGCGCCTTTATCAGTAGCGTTTCCCAAGTCATTGTTGCGGTTATTATCGTACCCTTCATGCTCTTTTATCTTTTGAGAGATGGGAAAGGCTTGCGAGATTACCTGACTAAATTCATCCCAAACAAGTTAAAAGAACCTGTCGGACAAGTTTTGTCAGATGTTAATAAACAGTTGTCAAACTATGTTAGAGGGCAGGTTACAGTTGCTATTATCGTGGCAATTATGTTTATTATCTTCTTTAAAATTATTGGTCTCAGATATGCTGTGACTCTGGGGATCACGGCTGGTATCCTTAATCTAGTACCTTATCTAGGTAGTTTTCTAGCGATGTTGCCTGCTTTGGTTTTGGGCTTGATAGCGGGGCCTGTCATGCTTTTGAAAGTGATTATTGTCTTTATTGTTGAACAAACGATTGAAGGTCGCTTCGTTTCTCCACTTATTTTAGGTAGCCAGCTAAATATCCATCCAATCAATGTCCTATTTGTTCTCCTAACTTCAGGTTCTATGTTTGGTATTTGGGGAGTCTTGCTGGGAATTCCTGTCTATGCTTCTGCCAAGGTCGTTATCTCAGCTATCTTTAACTGGTATAAAAAAGTCAGCGGTCTGTATGAAGAAGAAGGGGAGGAAATCAAGAGTGAACAATAG
- a CDS encoding tetratricopeptide repeat protein, which produces MNNSQRMLQALDEQDLTKADQYFHEALETDSSEVLYELASYLEGIGFYPQAKEIYQHIVTEFPEVNLNLASIASEDGNVEEAFAYLEEITPESDWYVSALALKADLYQLEGLTDVAREKLLEALNYSDDALLVFGLAELDSELGNYQEAIQGYAQLDNRSIYEQTGVSTYQRIGYAYAQLGKFEAATEFLEKALELEYDDQTAFELASLYFDQEEYQKSVLYFKQIDTISPDFEGYEYGYSQALHKEHQVEEALRIVKQGLEKNPFETRLLLAASQFSYELHDPNSAEQFLLTAKEDAEDTEEIFLRLATIYMEQERYEDIIALQSQEPENLLTKWMIARSYQEIEDLDKAYELYQELSSDLKDNPEFLEQYTYLLRELGYFEEAKVQAEAYLKIVPDDVQMQELLETL; this is translated from the coding sequence GTGAACAATAGTCAACGCATGCTCCAGGCTTTGGATGAACAGGATTTAACCAAAGCGGATCAGTATTTTCACGAAGCCCTCGAAACAGATTCAAGTGAAGTTCTTTACGAACTAGCAAGCTATCTAGAGGGAATTGGCTTTTATCCTCAAGCAAAAGAAATTTACCAACATATCGTTACAGAATTTCCAGAAGTGAATCTGAATTTAGCAAGCATTGCTAGTGAGGATGGCAATGTTGAGGAAGCCTTTGCTTACCTTGAGGAAATCACACCCGAAAGTGACTGGTACGTATCGGCCTTGGCCTTGAAGGCAGACCTCTATCAGTTGGAAGGATTGACAGATGTAGCGCGTGAAAAGTTACTGGAAGCCCTAAACTACTCAGACGATGCCTTATTAGTTTTTGGTTTGGCTGAGTTGGATAGCGAGTTAGGGAATTATCAGGAAGCCATTCAGGGCTATGCTCAATTAGACAATCGCTCCATCTATGAGCAAACGGGTGTCTCAACCTATCAACGAATTGGTTACGCTTATGCCCAGTTAGGCAAGTTTGAAGCCGCAACTGAATTCTTAGAGAAAGCTTTGGAACTAGAATACGATGACCAAACTGCCTTTGAACTGGCTAGCCTTTACTTTGACCAAGAAGAGTATCAAAAATCTGTTCTTTACTTTAAGCAGATTGATACCATTTCACCTGATTTTGAAGGATATGAGTATGGCTACAGTCAAGCTTTGCATAAGGAACATCAGGTGGAAGAGGCCCTTCGTATCGTTAAACAAGGTTTGGAGAAAAATCCATTTGAAACTAGGCTCTTGCTAGCTGCTTCTCAGTTTTCGTATGAATTGCATGATCCTAATAGTGCAGAGCAGTTTCTCCTTACTGCTAAAGAAGATGCAGAGGATACAGAAGAAATTTTCCTTCGCCTTGCAACTATTTATATGGAACAAGAACGGTACGAAGATATTATCGCTCTCCAAAGTCAAGAACCTGAAAATCTCCTGACCAAGTGGATGATTGCCCGTTCTTACCAGGAAATCGAGGATTTAGATAAGGCCTATGAGCTCTATCAGGAACTATCGTCTGACCTTAAGGATAATCCTGAGTTTCTGGAGCAGTATACTTATCTTTTGCGTGAATTGGGGTATTTTGAAGAAGCCAAAGTACAAGCTGAAGCTTATTTGAAAATCGTTCCAGATGATGTTCAGATGCAAGAACTCTTAGAAACACTTTAA
- a CDS encoding amino acid ABC transporter permease, which yields MSYMFEILPSLLNGASMTLQVFVLVLIFSIPLGIVVAFALQVRWEPLHYLIDLYIWVMRGTPLLLQLIFIYYVLPSIGIRLDRLPAAVIAFVLNYAAYFAEIFRGGIETIPKGQYEAAKVLKFSPFDTVRYIILPQVTKIVLPSVFNEIMSLVKDTSLVYALGISDLILASRTAANRDASLVPMFLAGAIYLIMIGLVTIVAKKLEKKYSYYR from the coding sequence ATGTCTTATATGTTTGAGATATTACCAAGTTTATTGAACGGTGCAAGTATGACTCTTCAAGTCTTTGTTCTGGTCTTGATCTTTTCAATTCCTTTAGGTATTGTCGTTGCCTTTGCTTTACAAGTCCGCTGGGAACCCCTCCATTATCTGATTGACCTTTATATTTGGGTGATGCGAGGGACTCCCTTGCTCTTGCAATTAATCTTTATTTACTATGTTCTCCCTAGCATTGGGATACGTTTAGATCGTTTGCCTGCTGCTGTAATCGCTTTTGTATTGAACTATGCAGCCTACTTTGCTGAAATATTTCGTGGTGGGATTGAAACCATTCCTAAAGGTCAATATGAGGCTGCTAAGGTCTTGAAGTTTAGTCCTTTTGACACAGTGCGATATATCATTCTTCCTCAAGTTACAAAGATTGTCTTACCGAGCGTCTTTAATGAAATCATGAGTTTGGTCAAGGATACTTCTTTGGTCTATGCCCTTGGGATTTCAGATTTGATTTTGGCTAGTCGGACAGCAGCCAATCGAGATGCCAGTCTTGTTCCTATGTTTTTAGCTGGAGCGATTTATTTGATTATGATTGGTCTTGTAACCATTGTAGCGAAAAAACTTGAGAAGAAGTATAGTTATTACAGATAG